The following coding sequences lie in one Erwinia amylovora genomic window:
- a CDS encoding flagellar protein FliT, translated as MGNTLMSELQRISQLHDELMVLSCESRWDEFIAALGPCADLLREAMLLDSSALNVDELAAARELITTLQDNEALMVQRMRARLDQLREEMSGLNKGKAVSNAYAAPFTASIR; from the coding sequence ATGGGTAACACGCTGATGTCAGAATTACAGCGCATCAGCCAGCTGCATGATGAGCTGATGGTACTGAGCTGCGAAAGCCGCTGGGATGAGTTTATTGCGGCGTTGGGCCCCTGTGCGGATCTTCTCCGCGAAGCCATGCTGCTGGACAGCAGCGCCCTGAACGTAGATGAGCTGGCGGCCGCCCGCGAGCTTATCACCACTTTGCAGGATAACGAAGCGCTGATGGTTCAGCGTATGCGCGCCAGGCTTGACCAGCTGCGTGAAGAGATGTCCGGACTCAATAAAGGTAAGGCGGTCAGCAACGCCTACGCCGCCCCGTTTACCGCCAGCATTCGTTAA